Part of the Henckelia pumila isolate YLH828 chromosome 2, ASM3356847v2, whole genome shotgun sequence genome is shown below.
TTGGTGTCCCCCACAACAGCCACGATTGAGTCCGAGAATCGGGTTCCGGAAGGAGATTCCCAGAGCTTAAAGAGTTTGAAGCGGTCGTCGAGTTGTCGCTCCAGGTAGCTGGACATTGGACTGGTCATTAGCACGCCCATGTCCTCCAATTTCCTCGCCATCcaggagattttttttttttttttttttagggaaatgaataattaaattaatggtcTAAAATAGTTCCTAATCAATGGCCTCTCAATTTTTACTCTTCACCTTTTCTGCCTATACTGCAACGAACTATATCATCCATCCAAATTTGTTGAAACCAAAAACAACACTAGCTTATCATACAATAGACTGCCTGCCTTCAATATTATTAATTCAATAAGCCATCATTTTATCTATGATATCCTTTGGTTTGAACTTCGTCTTTTATAACAAATATGTGTACAGAATATAAAATGTATGTATGAGTCATGTTGGGCCTACATTTTTAGGTTATTCTCATgatgacatatatatatttttcaaagataatgtataattttaaaaaaattaaagagatttaattAGATTCAAGGATATGTGTATAATTTATCACGTAAAATGCAAGTCTGGATGTAACACAAAAGTGTAACTCAAGAATTTTTCATGAATGTGTACATGCATATAAACTatctaatattttataaatgtcaACTCAATTTTCTTTGTTCATTTTCCAACATGCACCCCACGTCCACAACAGTTGAATTAAAGCAAGACCATAGAAAGTAaaatggaatttttttttttttaaaaaaaaagaattttcaGTATCAAATCCGAAACAACACATTTCGTGCTAGAACATAATAATCATTTTAATCATAATAATAACAGGGAAACATTGGTCAATTAATCAAATTCCTTACTTCCTTCTTCTTTCCTTTCAAAATACTAGGAAAGGGAAAGGGAAAGGAAATCATCTTTACCAGTCCTCCAATTCCCATTTTGTTGGCTCCCTGCATTTcccatacataaaaaaaaaaaaaaaaaaagaacatggTTCGGGCCGCGTTGGAGGAAGAAAAGGAAACGTACATGAACAAGTTGGGGTATTTCAAAGGAATGCATGAAAATGGAGAGAGGCAAACCAAGAGTTTGGTTCTTGATCAAAACATTCCGTCGGATCAGGAAAGGATGACGTCCAGAAGCCATGCGTCCGCCCCTTTGCACGATGGTAAAGCATTAGAACACCCGAGGATTGGGGACGAGCTTCATCGGACCGACAATGTCAAGTCCCGGTTGGCCGCGGATGGAAGTGTAGCGAAAGAGAGACATCATTTAGGCAAGATATATGTCTGATTGTATTATCTAGTTTGTCTTGTGGTATTCGTTTGATTTCTTTCTAATATAAATGGTTGTTTGGGGGCGTGATTCATGATTTCTGAAAATTAACAAGTCTTTTTGGTTAATTTGGTCGGATCCTTCCCTATTATTTGTGAAGATTGTAGATTTTCTGATTTGGGTTGTTTTAGATTCTTTTTCTTCATCAATATCAATAAATGCGGATGAGAATTTGTTGTGTGTGATTCAGATATGGAATTGATGAAAGAGAAGTTTGCAAAGTTGCTTCTTGGTGAGGATATGTCAGGTGGGGGGAAGGGTGTTTCATCAGCTTTGGCATTGTCAAATGCCATCACAAATCTTGCTGGTAAATTTTTCCGATCTTTTCCGCCATCTTCATGTTAAAATTTTCCATTTTTATTGGTTTTTGTATACAAATGTTGTTTAGATTTTGGGAGTTTGATGCAGCTTCTGTATTTGGAGAGCAAAAGAGATTAGAGCCAATGTTACCAGATACCAAGGCAAGATGGAGAAAAGAGATTGATTGGTTGTTATCTGTAACAGATCATATCGTCGAACTTGTTCCCTCGAAACAAAGATCGAAAGACGGAACCACTATGGAGGTATCTCTCATTCATTTGGCCGTTAAATGAATTTGGGGGTAATTTAGTTAAGGGGTCGATGGATCTGCCGCTGGCTGTGTCTGCATGTTGATACAAATGTTATTGATAGAATTTATtggttttttaataataaatttaagttGATGTTTTGTTCTTTGCCAGATTATGGTGACAAAGCAGAGAAATGATCTCCAAATGAACATACCGGCCTTACGCAAACTTGATGCAATGCTACTTGTGAGAGCATACTTTGTGTTTGATTCTTGATATGTATCTGGTTTTACAGGCATGCTTTATTTTGTGATTACTCATTTTTCTATTTTGGGAATACAAATAGGATTGTTTGGAAAACTTCAAGGATCAAAATGAGTTTTGCTATGTATCGAAGGGTGACGAAGAGTCCCAGAATGGAAAGAACATGAGAAAAGATGAGAAATGGTGGATTCCAGTTCCTAAAGTTCCCACAGATGGCTTATCTGAAGTTACAAGAAAATGGCTACAGTATCAGAAGGATTCAGTAAACCAAGTGTTGAAAGCTGCAATGGCCATAAATGCTCAAGTTTTATCAGAAATGGAAATACCCGAAAACTACATTGAATCTCTCCCTAAGGTGCCTAAGAATACAACAAAAGCGTATTAAGTCTTCGGTTTTGTACTAATGAAAGTGGAAAACCATTGCTTATTCTCAGTCTCAGGTTTTTGTGGCTTTGATTTAATGAGCTTGCCCTCTTTCTCTTCACAGAATGGGAGAGCGAGCCTCGGAGACTTGATCTACAAGGGAATCACTGATGACCATTTTGATCCAGACAATTTTCTTTCGTCTCTGGATTTGTCATCAGAACACAAGATCCTTGACCTCAAGAACAGGATTGAGGCCTCGGTGGTGATATGGAAACGGAAGATGACGGCTAAAGACAGCAAGTCTTCGTGGGGTTCGGGTGTAAGTATGGAGAAAAGGGAACTTTTTGAGGAGAGAGCAGAGACGATTCTTCTGATTATAAAGCATCGTTTCCCCGGAATTTCTCAATCTTCTCTAGATATCAgcaaaatccagtacaacaaaGTAAGAATCACAAACATTGTGTAACACAAGAATTCCCTCATTTTATTCCATCAAAGAGTTCAGATTTTTATAACTTTCATTACCTTGCAGAATGTGGGACATGCAATTCTTGAAAGCTACTCAAGAATCATCGAAAGCCTGGCGTACACCGTCCTGTCTAGGATCGATGATGTCATGCATGCAGACTCTCTTGCAAGAAATCCCTCCGAAGAGACGAGGTCACCTTTAAAAGATCAATGCCCTCTCCAAGTACCTGAGAAATTTCCCAACGCCAAAGAGGAACTCGATAAGCTTAATTCATCTGAAAAACCAACTTCAATGACATTGTTGGATTTCATGGGGTGGACTTTAGATCAAGGAGATTCAGAAGCGAAGAAGGACTCAAATGATGATAGTTGTGGAGACGACGCAAATACAAAGTTCCTCAGTAAACCGGCTAACATTGTAACAAACAAGAAAATGTCATACATAGAGAAACTAGAGATCTTAGGTGGTTCGAGAAGTCCAACAGCGCGACACTAACACGATCCCATTACATATGAGCAACTAACCGGTTATACTGACCAGGTAGATGAGGCCTGGAATTGTTGTATGTGTATATAAAATGGTCTTGACAAGTTATATAGGTGTTTTTATCATGTTATAGATAGGAAGAATTATTAGAGATTATTTGAATTTTGGGCACCTTAATTTAGATGTGCATGAGTTCATTTCAGTTAATGGTACCTTCACGGAGAGAGTGTATGGTATCTTTAGCATTTCATTTATTTAGTCAATATGAAGTGTTTCCAACATCCAACTTTTATAATTGCTTAAGAAATTTTTTCTTTATACACAGTGATTGAATTAGAGATATATATTAGAAAAGAAGATAAAGAGAAATATACTAATACATCAATAAACTACTGGAGCTTAAATCAATCTTATCAATTCAATGAACTTTATAATTTTACTTTTCGGCTTCAAATCGTTTGCTAATGAGTCAAACTGTCTAAATAAATTCAATGTTTGCCTTCGCCATGGTCTATGTTCTGTCATATGGGATTTTGAGCATTGATCACAAATTCGATGCTGACGGAGGGGTAAGATCGAATTTTTTCACCGATATATAACTCTAATGGGATCGAGTAAAACACTCTAATCAGTTCACAACCAACTGAAGAATGGATAATCAAAATGGAAAAGATTTTATTTGTTCTTAAATATTCATGTTGTTGCAGATGTGTAGTGTCGGGAATGATTTGAAGACGACATAAAACAGAAACAAATTGAATCGAGTTGAGGCTAGTGTTGAACGA
Proteins encoded:
- the LOC140878804 gene encoding rop guanine nucleotide exchange factor 12-like, translated to MVRAALEEEKETYMNKLGYFKGMHENGERQTKSLVLDQNIPSDQERMTSRSHASAPLHDGKALEHPRIGDELHRTDNVKSRLAADGSVAKERHHLDMELMKEKFAKLLLGEDMSGGGKGVSSALALSNAITNLAASVFGEQKRLEPMLPDTKARWRKEIDWLLSVTDHIVELVPSKQRSKDGTTMEIMVTKQRNDLQMNIPALRKLDAMLLDCLENFKDQNEFCYVSKGDEESQNGKNMRKDEKWWIPVPKVPTDGLSEVTRKWLQYQKDSVNQVLKAAMAINAQVLSEMEIPENYIESLPKNGRASLGDLIYKGITDDHFDPDNFLSSLDLSSEHKILDLKNRIEASVVIWKRKMTAKDSKSSWGSGVSMEKRELFEERAETILLIIKHRFPGISQSSLDISKIQYNKNVGHAILESYSRIIESLAYTVLSRIDDVMHADSLARNPSEETRSPLKDQCPLQVPEKFPNAKEELDKLNSSEKPTSMTLLDFMGWTLDQGDSEAKKDSNDDSCGDDANTKFLSKPANIVTNKKMSYIEKLEILGGSRSPTARH